In Streptomyces ambofaciens ATCC 23877, a single genomic region encodes these proteins:
- a CDS encoding TerB family tellurite resistance protein codes for MLPGRERQGRAVRLPRILGTRTAWTPVGDGEFFCPGCGGDRNYQRLTGRRRFTLLGVPVLPRGESAPTVECAACRRHYGTDVLDHPTTTRFSAMLRDAVHTVALAVLAAGGACSRTSLETAAVAVRAAGFEDCTEEQLGALVEALEADTGRVHGEPCVPGLAIELHEALDPLAPHLATVGRESILLQGARIALADGPYTPAERDALATVGAALTICSDDVTRLLESAGTPS; via the coding sequence GTGCTGCCTGGACGGGAACGACAGGGCCGAGCTGTCCGGCTGCCGCGCATCCTGGGCACGCGTACCGCGTGGACGCCCGTCGGGGACGGCGAGTTCTTCTGCCCGGGCTGCGGGGGCGACCGCAACTACCAGCGGCTCACCGGCCGCCGCCGCTTCACCCTGCTCGGCGTGCCCGTGCTGCCGCGCGGCGAGTCCGCGCCGACCGTCGAGTGCGCGGCCTGCCGCCGCCACTACGGCACCGACGTCCTCGACCACCCGACCACCACCCGCTTCTCCGCGATGCTCCGCGACGCCGTGCACACCGTCGCCCTCGCCGTCCTCGCCGCGGGCGGCGCCTGCTCCCGTACGTCGCTGGAGACGGCCGCCGTCGCGGTGCGCGCGGCCGGCTTCGAGGACTGCACCGAGGAGCAGCTGGGCGCGCTCGTCGAGGCGCTGGAGGCGGACACCGGCCGGGTCCACGGCGAGCCCTGCGTGCCCGGCCTCGCCATAGAACTCCACGAGGCCCTGGACCCCCTGGCCCCCCACCTGGCGACCGTCGGCCGCGAGTCCATCCTCCTCCAGGGCGCCCGCATCGCCCTGGCCGACGGCCCCTACACCCCCGCCGAACGCGACGCGCTGGCCACGGTGGGCGCGGCCCTGACCATCTGCTCCGACGACGTGACCCGCCTCCTGGAATCGGCGGGCACGCCTTCCTGA
- a CDS encoding MMPL family transporter: MGAVGRSGAPGAAGGGRRRAVPWLVLGLWIAVLAIASPFASKLSDVQRDRPVDYLPASADSTRVAEIQDRLPGGGATEMVVVYHRDTGLTAADRATAAGQIDEIAGAHRLTGRPAGIPSEDGTTLMYPVASTEPGQDEEARDALVDAVREVARGGDGLSVAVGGEGALATDAAQVYDSLDGPLLYTTAAVVALLLILIYRSPFLWLVPLAVAGIADYLSMGVAYGLHQWFGTSVSGQSTGIMTILVFGVGTDYALLLVSRYREELRRTERPHDAMLAALRGCGPAVLASSGTVAAGLLCLLAADLNSSRGMGPLGTVGVLCALAAMLTLLPAILVLLGRRVFWPLVPRHGSTPKARRSLWTAMGGSAERRPRAVLVGGAVLLGALALGSFNLPGSLKQEDSFTSRPDAIAAMETLAAAYPERGTQPITVIAPTDRAGAALADARDTPGVASAEEGRGGGGGWTELTLLATAPPQSAAETATIEALRDRLDGSYVGGPSAQQLDLENTNARDTVIVIPIVLLSVLLILVVLLRSLIAPLILVAAVVAVWGAALGIGGLVFGPLLGFEGTDPGLPLLSFVFLVALGVDYGIFLMHRMREESLHGAEPTQAALTALRATGGVIASAGLVLAATFAVLTSMPMVQLVELGFVIAVGVLLDTFLVRTYLVTSASVALRRRVWWPGRLSRAPGAPVRAGERETAGV, from the coding sequence ATGGGGGCCGTAGGAAGAAGCGGGGCGCCGGGAGCGGCAGGCGGGGGACGGCGCCGGGCCGTGCCCTGGCTGGTGCTCGGGCTGTGGATCGCCGTACTGGCCATCGCCTCCCCGTTCGCGTCGAAACTGTCGGACGTGCAGCGCGACCGGCCCGTCGACTACCTGCCGGCGAGCGCCGACTCGACCCGGGTCGCCGAGATCCAGGACCGGCTGCCGGGCGGCGGCGCCACCGAGATGGTCGTCGTCTACCACCGCGACACCGGACTGACCGCCGCCGACCGGGCCACCGCCGCCGGCCAGATCGACGAGATCGCGGGCGCGCACCGGCTGACCGGCCGCCCGGCGGGCATCCCGTCCGAGGACGGCACCACCCTCATGTACCCGGTCGCCAGTACCGAGCCCGGCCAGGACGAGGAGGCCCGGGACGCACTGGTCGACGCCGTCCGGGAGGTCGCCCGGGGCGGCGACGGGCTGAGCGTGGCGGTCGGCGGCGAGGGGGCACTGGCCACGGACGCCGCCCAGGTCTACGACTCGCTCGACGGCCCCCTGCTCTACACCACCGCCGCCGTCGTGGCCCTGCTGCTGATCCTCATCTACCGCAGCCCCTTCCTGTGGCTGGTCCCGCTCGCCGTCGCCGGGATCGCCGACTACCTCTCGATGGGCGTCGCCTACGGCCTCCACCAGTGGTTCGGCACCTCGGTCTCCGGTCAGAGCACCGGCATCATGACCATCCTCGTCTTCGGTGTCGGCACCGACTACGCGCTGCTGCTGGTCTCCCGCTACCGCGAGGAACTGCGCCGGACCGAACGCCCCCACGACGCGATGCTCGCCGCCCTGCGCGGTTGCGGGCCCGCCGTGCTCGCCTCCTCCGGCACCGTCGCCGCCGGACTGCTGTGCCTGCTCGCCGCCGACCTCAACTCCAGCCGCGGCATGGGCCCGCTGGGCACCGTGGGCGTGCTGTGCGCGCTGGCCGCGATGCTCACGCTGCTGCCCGCGATCCTGGTCCTGCTGGGCCGCCGCGTCTTCTGGCCGCTCGTTCCCCGCCATGGCAGCACGCCCAAGGCCCGCAGGTCGCTGTGGACCGCGATGGGCGGCTCCGCCGAACGCCGGCCCCGTGCCGTGCTCGTGGGCGGCGCCGTCCTGCTCGGCGCGCTGGCGCTCGGCTCGTTCAACCTGCCCGGCTCCCTCAAGCAGGAGGACTCCTTCACCAGCAGGCCGGACGCCATCGCCGCCATGGAGACCCTCGCCGCCGCCTACCCGGAGCGCGGCACCCAGCCCATCACCGTCATCGCCCCCACCGACCGGGCCGGCGCCGCCCTCGCCGACGCCCGGGACACCCCCGGCGTCGCGAGCGCCGAGGAGGGCCGCGGCGGAGGGGGAGGCTGGACCGAACTGACCCTGCTGGCCACCGCCCCGCCCCAGTCGGCGGCCGAGACCGCCACCATCGAGGCCCTGCGCGACAGACTCGACGGCTCCTACGTCGGCGGCCCCAGCGCCCAGCAGCTCGACCTGGAGAACACCAACGCCCGGGACACCGTCATCGTCATCCCGATCGTGCTGCTCTCGGTCCTGCTGATCCTCGTGGTCCTGCTGCGCTCCCTGATCGCGCCGCTGATCCTGGTCGCCGCCGTCGTCGCCGTGTGGGGCGCGGCCCTCGGCATCGGCGGACTCGTCTTCGGCCCGCTCCTCGGCTTCGAGGGCACCGACCCGGGCCTTCCCCTGCTGTCGTTCGTCTTCCTGGTCGCACTCGGCGTCGACTACGGCATCTTCCTCATGCACCGCATGCGGGAGGAGTCCCTCCACGGCGCCGAACCCACGCAGGCCGCGCTCACCGCGCTGCGCGCGACGGGCGGTGTCATCGCCTCCGCGGGACTGGTCCTGGCGGCCACCTTCGCGGTGCTCACCAGCATGCCGATGGTGCAACTCGTCGAGCTGGGCTTCGTCATCGCGGTCGGCGTCCTCCTCGACACCTTCCTCGTCCGCACCTACCTGGTCACCAGCGCGAGCGTCGCCCTGCGGCGCCGGGTGTGGTGGCCGGGCCGGCTCTCCCGGGCGCCCGGCGCCCCGGTGCGGGCCGGGGAGCGGGAGACCGCCGGTGTCTGA
- a CDS encoding SCO2522 family protein — protein sequence MTEEVFRETAAEPRTQSVPLAHLSLELGHLYMEDFEAGPARLRRHFAEVRPWVEAARTAATARAGGKRARISTCFLIDDYFTRFSTPADVVPMLLAEAERAGLSVDYLARESGCAVTGKVPVAEAVAGRIVESPPPGSHGLRPPTAQTGWLANGERSPVARAPQAMKRATAWQPPKETAARRHSVFLDVELWSDDADGHRTWSCPFLAAVWQLARLGLLRNEGDAVLVPQPHTGTGFPDDWDELPSLLRLDARADPFAAYRTCSVLPTRFLPVEHAVRVILDQIEVDPGALAQVAERSGRERTPVPDSVADRVSYVYYAGP from the coding sequence GTGACGGAAGAGGTGTTCCGCGAGACCGCCGCCGAGCCGCGCACCCAGTCGGTGCCGCTGGCCCACCTCTCCCTGGAGCTGGGCCACCTGTACATGGAGGACTTCGAGGCCGGCCCCGCCCGCCTGCGCCGGCACTTCGCCGAAGTACGCCCCTGGGTGGAGGCGGCCCGCACCGCCGCCACCGCCCGGGCCGGCGGCAAACGCGCCCGGATCAGCACCTGCTTCCTCATCGACGACTACTTCACCCGCTTCTCCACCCCCGCCGACGTCGTGCCCATGCTGCTCGCGGAGGCCGAGCGGGCCGGGCTGAGCGTCGACTACCTCGCCCGCGAGTCCGGCTGCGCCGTCACCGGCAAGGTGCCCGTCGCGGAGGCGGTGGCCGGCCGCATCGTCGAGTCGCCGCCACCCGGCAGTCACGGTCTGCGCCCGCCCACCGCGCAGACCGGCTGGCTGGCCAACGGCGAGCGCAGCCCCGTCGCCCGTGCCCCGCAGGCGATGAAGCGCGCCACCGCCTGGCAGCCGCCCAAGGAGACCGCCGCCCGCCGCCACTCCGTCTTCCTCGACGTCGAGCTGTGGAGCGACGACGCCGACGGGCACCGCACCTGGTCCTGCCCCTTCCTCGCGGCCGTGTGGCAGCTCGCCCGCCTCGGACTGCTGCGCAACGAGGGCGACGCCGTCCTCGTCCCCCAGCCGCACACCGGCACCGGCTTCCCGGACGACTGGGACGAACTGCCCTCCCTGCTGCGGCTCGACGCACGCGCGGACCCCTTCGCCGCCTACCGGACCTGCTCGGTGCTGCCCACCCGGTTCCTGCCCGTCGAGCACGCCGTCCGCGTGATCCTCGACCAGATCGAGGTCGACCCGGGAGCGCTCGCACAGGTCGCCGAACGCTCCGGCCGGGAGCGCACGCCCGTCCCCGACTCGGTCGCCGACCGGGTGTCCTACGTCTACTACGCGGGGCCGTGA
- a CDS encoding SCO2521 family protein, which translates to MAPRQSTPGADLVCGEVRTCLLPARQALDIRSAAQLLALRADERVLLSERPGLYARSPDTLTGVDCPLPSATGARVRAVGTVAARAALTEGRLLQTSARFRVPASGPDQRRPWGEYLVRPGVVEPLGKLPHEAVARGVLDGGRHGDLDVGLIADGLLTRLLRHPLLDQRPPFRSRPTRLRWVALPAAPGDGPSLERFTLAEDELRTVRLRVPEGTDGAELAVLCDDLALHDWLLTTVVRMFDGIRLGQGAAEDAGAVVRTLRPAVDHLLHLWMPAARVAGGLAPLWDPLEERPGFTRQWQALVQRIRDQLTLHAIPSAHREVEPVP; encoded by the coding sequence GTGGCGCCGCGGCAGAGCACACCGGGCGCGGACCTCGTCTGCGGCGAGGTCCGCACCTGCCTGCTGCCCGCCCGGCAGGCCCTGGACATCCGGTCCGCCGCCCAGCTCCTGGCCCTGCGCGCCGACGAACGCGTCCTGCTCTCCGAGCGCCCGGGCCTCTACGCGCGTTCCCCCGACACCCTCACCGGCGTCGACTGCCCGCTGCCCAGCGCCACCGGCGCCCGCGTCCGCGCGGTCGGCACCGTCGCCGCACGCGCCGCGCTCACCGAGGGACGCCTGCTGCAGACCTCCGCCCGCTTCCGGGTGCCCGCGTCCGGCCCGGACCAGCGGCGGCCCTGGGGGGAGTACCTGGTGCGGCCCGGCGTGGTCGAACCGCTCGGGAAACTGCCCCACGAGGCGGTCGCGCGGGGTGTGCTCGACGGCGGACGGCACGGCGACCTCGACGTCGGACTGATCGCCGACGGGCTGCTCACCCGGCTGCTGCGCCACCCCCTGCTCGACCAGCGTCCGCCCTTCCGGTCCCGCCCGACCCGGCTGCGCTGGGTGGCCCTGCCCGCCGCCCCGGGCGACGGCCCCTCCCTCGAGCGCTTCACCCTCGCCGAGGACGAACTGCGCACCGTACGGCTCCGGGTGCCCGAGGGCACCGACGGCGCCGAGCTCGCCGTGCTCTGCGACGACCTCGCCCTGCACGACTGGCTGCTCACCACCGTGGTCCGCATGTTCGACGGCATCCGGCTGGGCCAGGGAGCCGCCGAGGACGCGGGCGCCGTCGTCAGGACGCTGCGTCCGGCCGTCGACCACCTGCTGCACCTGTGGATGCCCGCGGCCCGGGTGGCCGGCGGGCTGGCCCCGCTGTGGGACCCGCTCGAGGAGCGGCCCGGCTTCACCCGGCAGTGGCAGGCCCTGGTGCAGCGCATCCGCGACCAGCTCACCCTGCACGCCATTCCCTCAGCCCACCGGGAGGTGGAGCCGGTCCCCTGA
- a CDS encoding SCO2523 family variant P-loop protein, with protein sequence MLVFAASDKGGTGRSVTSANLAYQRALTGDHVAYVDFDFGSPTAAAVFDVPGAMRGTEERGLHSYLEGETAEPARIDVWRQTEHPLLRARPNQSGRLVLFPGDAGGGEFATGEETLERCVDLLLRLNGEFDITVVDLSAGRSYAVDMVLAATAHPRMRNVPFRWLVFHRWTRQHVIAASGLVHADHGIIGGGVDRGHDEDALRAAIRFVRAAVPDPESPLWSQGSPAQAAWMQTCDEALRRLAAEHRIGDSVVLGVVPLEPILQWREQLITEEDVLSTQIANKETLEALEEIARRLTDDSHWGRP encoded by the coding sequence GTGCTCGTCTTCGCCGCCTCCGACAAAGGAGGCACCGGGCGGTCCGTGACCAGCGCCAACCTGGCCTACCAGCGGGCCCTCACCGGCGATCACGTGGCCTACGTGGACTTCGACTTCGGCTCGCCCACCGCCGCCGCGGTCTTCGACGTGCCCGGCGCCATGCGCGGCACCGAGGAACGCGGCCTCCACTCCTACCTGGAGGGAGAGACCGCCGAGCCGGCCAGGATCGACGTCTGGCGCCAGACCGAACACCCCCTGCTGCGTGCCCGGCCCAACCAGTCCGGCCGGCTCGTCCTGTTCCCCGGCGACGCGGGCGGCGGCGAGTTCGCCACCGGCGAGGAGACCCTGGAGCGGTGCGTCGACCTGCTGCTGCGGCTGAACGGCGAGTTCGACATCACCGTCGTGGATCTCAGCGCCGGCCGCAGCTACGCGGTCGACATGGTCCTCGCGGCCACCGCCCACCCCCGGATGCGCAACGTGCCCTTCCGCTGGCTCGTCTTCCACCGCTGGACGCGCCAGCACGTGATCGCCGCCTCCGGCCTGGTCCACGCGGACCACGGCATCATCGGCGGCGGCGTCGACCGGGGCCACGACGAGGACGCCCTGCGCGCCGCGATCCGCTTCGTGCGCGCCGCCGTACCGGATCCCGAGTCGCCGCTGTGGTCCCAGGGCTCGCCCGCCCAGGCCGCCTGGATGCAAACGTGCGACGAGGCGCTGCGCCGGCTCGCCGCCGAGCACCGGATCGGCGACAGCGTGGTACTCGGTGTCGTACCGCTGGAGCCGATACTCCAGTGGCGCGAGCAGCTGATCACCGAGGAGGACGTGCTCTCCACCCAGATCGCCAACAAGGAGACCCTGGAAGCGCTGGAGGAGATCGCCCGGCGGCTCACCGACGACTCGCACTGGGGGCGGCCGTGA
- a CDS encoding GNAT family N-acetyltransferase, translating to MTAEPLERSLARRDRLTDAGPPRPDEPPLVLRTAQEADLPELRRLDEEVFQDVAYPGFLLRQLFDMYEEHFLVLDDGTGRLRGYVLAATRALGADSWILGLCVTQDRRRHGLGRELMTEVLDRLCRDGIRVVRLTVEPANLAAIFLYRGLGFRPEEPDGGLRPDYFGPGMHRQILRLDLTDQASPL from the coding sequence ATGACCGCCGAACCGCTGGAACGTTCCCTGGCCCGCCGCGATCGGCTCACGGATGCCGGCCCTCCTCGTCCCGACGAACCGCCGCTGGTCCTGCGCACGGCCCAGGAGGCCGACCTGCCCGAACTGCGGCGGCTCGACGAGGAGGTCTTCCAGGACGTCGCCTATCCCGGCTTCCTCCTGCGCCAGCTCTTCGACATGTACGAGGAGCACTTCCTGGTGCTGGACGACGGCACGGGCCGGCTGCGCGGCTACGTGCTCGCCGCCACCCGGGCGCTCGGCGCGGACAGCTGGATACTCGGCCTGTGCGTGACGCAGGACCGCCGGCGTCACGGGCTGGGCCGGGAGCTGATGACGGAGGTGCTGGACCGGCTGTGCCGGGACGGCATCCGGGTGGTGCGCCTGACCGTGGAACCCGCCAACCTCGCCGCCATCTTCCTCTACCGAGGCCTGGGCTTCCGCCCGGAGGAGCCCGACGGCGGCCTGCGCCCGGACTACTTCGGCCCCGGCATGCACCGCCAGATCCTGCGCCTGGACCTGACGGACCAGGCGTCGCCGCTCTGA
- a CDS encoding SCO2524 family protein — translation MQIKPRQHMLEIWQAMARHSFEDGKLVRGDTDGLSSVADAERLLCLLYPATEVPAFRLDQPDTTERDVLRALDRIGSRLEIPPNLITALTQFMRTHTGTDDSPTFAGGHYFRSAEPDGEITHEQSQLGVVDSYSMSVTLCLATLGFLKVYEGTTTRPEVLRAIAELRDATNARLTAAMISLLRSFTVNVFDAESEQGKRLIQVVGQGRQSDRAVLQQFSRKLRPLRATIIESLTRGIQVDEGIRDESQLFECGWAWGIVKDAPTVTDLDVQVHGQPDGIADRLPYVYFTVVALDGIQDLFSDRTLTLGLLDADQQKLAEALRLRWELSQQYWSAIARFGGERWPLEDLPWQTTGLRLESEYFSLTVAAILVHDLVRRKATDDDLTRTVAVMERLADRGRVTSRMTKDDPTIRLHTPGVTMPLAGSEHSGGVLLWRMTDYSAQLLKRIIQLATLSRNIGAQDRLLRLAEQAFEHLWSRRIDDEDGAGLWDDVRSVYPDARTAGLRMSWSITERVTECLVAARNLYEQQPIRSPELAELARELLSEATHLFGKEQLEASAAADGSRARAMRSIESRLDHARGLVDERPATAFALALPVLQELDTLAQARGAAAQEV, via the coding sequence ATGCAGATCAAGCCACGCCAGCACATGCTGGAAATCTGGCAGGCCATGGCCCGTCACTCGTTCGAGGACGGGAAGCTCGTCCGGGGGGACACCGACGGGCTGAGCAGCGTCGCGGACGCCGAGCGCCTGCTCTGCCTGCTCTATCCCGCCACCGAGGTCCCCGCCTTCCGGCTCGACCAGCCCGACACCACCGAACGCGACGTCCTGCGCGCCCTCGACCGGATCGGCAGCCGGCTCGAGATCCCGCCCAACCTGATCACCGCGCTGACCCAGTTCATGCGCACGCACACCGGCACGGACGACAGCCCCACCTTCGCCGGCGGACACTACTTCAGGTCCGCCGAGCCCGACGGCGAGATCACCCACGAACAGAGCCAGCTCGGCGTGGTGGACTCCTACTCCATGTCCGTCACGCTCTGCCTCGCCACCCTCGGGTTCCTCAAGGTCTACGAGGGCACCACGACCCGCCCCGAGGTGCTCAGGGCGATCGCCGAGCTGAGGGACGCCACCAACGCCCGGCTGACCGCCGCCATGATCAGCCTGCTGCGTTCCTTCACCGTCAACGTCTTCGACGCCGAGTCCGAGCAGGGCAAGCGGCTCATCCAGGTCGTCGGACAGGGCAGACAGTCCGACCGGGCCGTCCTCCAGCAGTTCTCCCGCAAGTTACGCCCCCTGCGCGCCACCATCATCGAGAGCCTGACCCGCGGCATCCAGGTCGACGAGGGCATCCGCGACGAGAGCCAGCTCTTCGAGTGCGGCTGGGCCTGGGGCATCGTCAAGGACGCGCCGACCGTCACCGACCTGGACGTCCAGGTCCACGGGCAGCCCGACGGCATCGCCGACCGGCTGCCCTACGTGTACTTCACCGTCGTCGCCCTCGACGGCATCCAGGACCTGTTCTCCGACCGCACCCTCACCCTCGGACTGCTCGACGCCGACCAGCAGAAGCTCGCCGAGGCGCTGCGCCTGCGCTGGGAACTCAGCCAGCAGTACTGGTCCGCGATCGCCCGTTTCGGCGGCGAGCGCTGGCCTCTGGAGGACCTGCCCTGGCAGACCACCGGCCTGCGCCTGGAGTCCGAGTACTTCTCGCTGACCGTCGCGGCCATCCTCGTCCACGACCTGGTCCGCCGGAAGGCGACCGACGACGACCTCACCCGCACCGTCGCCGTCATGGAGCGCCTCGCCGACCGGGGCCGGGTCACCAGCCGGATGACCAAGGACGACCCCACCATCAGGCTGCACACCCCCGGCGTCACCATGCCGCTCGCCGGGTCCGAGCACTCCGGCGGGGTCCTCCTGTGGCGGATGACCGACTACTCCGCCCAACTGCTCAAGCGGATCATCCAGCTGGCCACGCTGTCGCGGAACATCGGCGCGCAGGACCGGCTGCTGCGCCTCGCCGAGCAGGCCTTCGAGCACCTGTGGTCCCGGCGCATCGACGACGAGGACGGCGCCGGCCTCTGGGACGACGTGCGGTCCGTCTACCCCGACGCGCGAACCGCCGGCCTGCGCATGTCCTGGAGCATCACCGAGCGCGTCACCGAATGCCTCGTCGCCGCCCGCAACCTCTACGAGCAGCAGCCCATCCGCAGCCCCGAACTCGCCGAGCTGGCCCGCGAACTGCTCAGCGAGGCCACCCACCTGTTCGGCAAGGAACAGCTGGAGGCGTCCGCCGCCGCCGACGGCAGCCGGGCCCGCGCCATGCGGAGCATCGAGAGCCGCCTCGACCACGCCCGCGGCCTGGTCGACGAACGGCCCGCCACCGCCTTCGCGCTGGCCCTCCCCGTCCTGCAGGAACTCGACACCCTGGCCCAGGCCAGGGGAGCCGCCGCGCAGGAGGTGTGA
- the leuA gene encoding 2-isopropylmalate synthase — MANRQQPSSMPITKYRGYEQVDIPDRTWPHQRITTAPRWLSTDLRDGNQALIDPMSPARKRAMFDLLVKMGYKEIEVGFPASGQTDFDFVRSIIEDPDAIPEDVTISVLTQAREDLIERTVESLKGARRATVHLYNATAPVFRRVVFRGSRDDIKQIAVDGTRLVMEYAEKLLGPETEFGYQYSPEIFTDTELDFALEVCEAVMDTYQPGPGREIILNLPATVERSTPSTHADRFEWMGRNLSRREYVCLSVHPHNDRGTAVAAAELALMAGADRVEGCLFGQGERTGNVDLVTLGMNLFSQGVDPQIDFSDIDEIRRTWEYCNQMEVHPRHPYVGDLVYTSFSGSHQDAIKKGFDAMEAEAAAKGVTVDDIEWAVPYLPIDPKDVGRSYEAVIRVNSQSGKGGIAYVLKNDHKLDLPRRMQIEFSKLIQAKTDAEGGEITPTAIWDVFQDEYLPNPDNPWGRIQVANGQTTTDRDGIDTLTVEATVDGQETTLVGTGNGPISAFFHALQGVGIDVRLLDYQEHTMSEGASAQAASYIECAIGDKVLWGIGIDANTTRASLKAVVSAVNRAAR; from the coding sequence ATGGCCAACCGCCAGCAGCCCAGTTCCATGCCGATCACCAAGTACCGCGGCTACGAGCAGGTCGACATCCCCGACCGCACCTGGCCCCACCAGCGCATCACCACCGCCCCCCGCTGGCTCTCCACCGACCTGCGCGACGGCAACCAGGCACTGATCGACCCCATGTCGCCCGCCCGCAAGCGCGCGATGTTCGACCTGCTGGTCAAGATGGGCTACAAGGAGATCGAGGTCGGCTTCCCCGCCTCCGGCCAGACCGACTTCGACTTCGTACGCTCGATCATCGAGGACCCGGACGCCATCCCGGAGGACGTGACGATCTCCGTGCTGACGCAGGCCCGTGAGGACCTGATCGAGCGCACGGTGGAGTCCCTGAAGGGCGCCAGGCGGGCCACCGTCCACCTGTACAACGCGACCGCCCCGGTCTTCCGCCGGGTCGTCTTCCGCGGCTCCCGGGACGACATCAAGCAGATCGCCGTCGACGGCACCCGGCTGGTCATGGAGTACGCCGAGAAGCTGCTGGGCCCCGAGACGGAGTTCGGCTACCAGTACAGCCCCGAGATCTTCACCGACACCGAGCTGGACTTCGCCCTGGAGGTCTGCGAGGCGGTGATGGACACCTACCAGCCCGGCCCCGGCCGCGAGATCATTCTCAACCTGCCGGCCACCGTGGAGCGTTCGACGCCGTCCACGCACGCCGACCGCTTCGAGTGGATGGGCCGCAACCTCTCCCGCCGCGAGTACGTCTGCCTGTCCGTCCACCCGCACAACGACCGCGGTACGGCGGTGGCGGCGGCCGAGCTGGCGCTGATGGCCGGCGCCGACCGCGTCGAGGGCTGCCTGTTCGGACAGGGCGAGCGCACCGGCAACGTCGACCTGGTCACCCTGGGCATGAACCTGTTCTCGCAGGGGGTCGACCCGCAGATCGACTTCTCCGACATCGACGAGATCCGTCGCACGTGGGAGTACTGCAACCAGATGGAGGTCCACCCGCGCCACCCGTACGTGGGCGACCTGGTCTACACGTCCTTCTCCGGCTCCCACCAGGACGCCATCAAGAAGGGCTTCGACGCCATGGAGGCCGAGGCGGCCGCCAAGGGCGTCACCGTCGACGACATCGAGTGGGCCGTGCCCTACCTGCCGATCGACCCCAAGGACGTCGGCCGCTCCTACGAGGCGGTCATCCGCGTCAACTCGCAGTCCGGCAAGGGCGGCATCGCGTACGTCCTGAAGAACGACCACAAGCTGGACCTGCCGCGCCGGATGCAGATCGAGTTCTCCAAGCTGATCCAGGCCAAGACGGACGCCGAGGGCGGCGAGATCACGCCCACGGCCATCTGGGACGTCTTCCAGGACGAGTACCTGCCCAACCCGGACAACCCCTGGGGCCGCATCCAGGTCGCCAACGGCCAGACCACCACCGACCGCGACGGCATCGACACCCTCACCGTCGAGGCCACGGTCGACGGCCAGGAGACCACGCTGGTCGGCACCGGCAACGGACCGATCTCGGCGTTCTTCCACGCCCTGCAGGGCGTCGGCATCGACGTACGCCTGCTGGACTACCAGGAGCACACGATGAGCGAGGGCGCCTCCGCGCAGGCCGCCTCCTACATCGAGTGCGCCATCGGCGACAAGGTGCTGTGGGGCATCGGAATCGACGCGAACACCACGCGCGCCTCGCTGAAGGCGGTCGTCTCCGCCGTCAACCGAGCGGCGCGCTGA
- a CDS encoding SCO2525 family SAM-dependent methyltransferase, whose translation MERGRVTMDRNADAPWSKFDPEVYVDNNYRTPLEVDLLIVRLMRDHFGRCFSGGVPDSVRGVDAGAGANLYPALSMLPWCEKILLLEFARPNVEYLERQVSSGGFDTAWDAFWDVLREAPAYAAVEPRSRFGEIVRVERGNLFDLDGHRRWDLGTMFFVADSMSECPDEFKRGVRCFMNALGERAPFAAAFMKESVGYRVGDHDYPAYRVNEDRVRESLAPFTAELEIHDLHHMVRPGHEGMLLALGRRNSEVAVP comes from the coding sequence ATGGAACGCGGCAGGGTGACTATGGATCGCAACGCCGACGCACCTTGGTCGAAGTTCGATCCCGAGGTGTACGTCGACAACAATTACCGGACGCCGCTCGAAGTGGACCTGTTGATCGTCCGGTTGATGCGCGACCACTTCGGGCGCTGTTTCTCCGGGGGCGTGCCGGATTCGGTGCGGGGCGTCGACGCCGGTGCCGGGGCGAATCTCTATCCCGCGCTCTCGATGCTCCCCTGGTGCGAAAAGATCCTTCTGCTGGAATTCGCGCGTCCGAATGTCGAGTACCTGGAGAGGCAGGTCTCCTCCGGGGGCTTCGACACGGCGTGGGACGCGTTCTGGGACGTGCTCCGTGAGGCCCCCGCCTACGCCGCAGTCGAGCCGAGGAGCCGGTTCGGCGAGATCGTCCGGGTGGAGCGGGGCAACCTGTTCGACCTCGACGGACACCGGCGCTGGGACCTCGGGACCATGTTCTTCGTCGCCGATTCCATGTCCGAGTGTCCCGACGAGTTCAAGCGGGGTGTGCGGTGCTTCATGAACGCCCTCGGTGAGCGTGCGCCTTTCGCCGCCGCGTTCATGAAGGAGTCGGTCGGTTATCGCGTCGGCGATCACGACTATCCGGCCTACCGGGTGAACGAGGACCGGGTCAGAGAGAGCCTCGCTCCGTTCACCGCCGAGCTGGAGATCCACGATCTGCACCACATGGTGCGGCCGGGACACGAGGGAATGCTCCTCGCCCTGGGGCGGCGCAATTCGGAGGTTGCCGTCCCGTAG